CGTGGTGGCTTTACCGAAGTCGCTGCTTCAGGACTTCATAAGCCCATGCGGTTTCCACGCCGGTGGTGTCCCCTTACTGAGGGTGACCAAGCATGCAAGAAAGCGTGATGCAGCGCATGTGGGACAGTGCCCACCTATCTGGTGGCAACGCTGCCTATGTGGAAGAGCTCTATGAGCTCTACCTGCACGATCCCAACGCTGTGCCAGAAGAGTGGCGCACCTACTTCCAGAAGTTGCCGAGCGACGGCAGCGCCGCTACAGACGTATCGCACTCGACGATTCGCGATCATTTCGTCTTGCTCGCCAAGAATCAGCGCCGCGCCCAACCGGTTTCCGCCGGCAGCGTGAGCAGCGAGCACGAAAAGAAGCAGGTCGAAGTGCTGCGCATGATTCAGGCCTATCGCATGCGTGGCCATCAGGCCGCCAAGCTGGACCCGCTTGGGCTCTGGCAGCGTCCGGTACCGGCCGATCTGGCGATCAATCACTATGGCCTGACCGATGCCGACCTGGACACGACCTTCCGCACCGGTGGTCTGTTCATTGGCAAGGAAGAGGCTACTCTGCGCGAAATTCGCGATGCGTTGCAGCAGACATATTGCCGCACCATTGGCGCCGAGTTCACCCACATCGTCGACTCCGAGCAGCGCAGCTGGTTCCAGCAGCGTCTGGAGAGCGTGCGCGGCCGTCCGCAGTTTTCCCCGGAAGTTCAGGGCCACCTGCTTGAGCGCCTGACTGCGGCCGAAGGTCTGGAGAAGTACCTGGGTACCAAGTATCCGGGCACCAAGCGTTTCGGTCTGGAGGGCGGCGAAAGCCTGATCCCTCTGCTGGACGAGGTGATTCAGCGCTCCGGCTCCTATGGCACCAAGGAAATCGTCATTGGCATGGCCCACCGTGGCCGTCTGAACGTTCTGGTCAACACCTTCGGCAAGAACCCGCGCGACCTGTTCGACGAGTTCGAGGGCAAGAAGGTCGAGGGCCTCAGCTCGGGTGACGTGAAGTACCACCAGGGCTTCTCCTCCAACGTCATGACCGCCGGTGGCGAAGTTCACCTGGCGTTGGCGTTCAACCCGTCGCACCTGGAAATCGTCTCTCCGGTGGTCGAGGGCTCGGTGCGCGCGCGCCAGGATCGGCGCAATGACGTGTCCGGCGACAAGGTGTTGCCGATCTCCATCCACGGTGACGCGGCCTTCGCCGGTCAGGGCGTGGTCATGGAAACCTTCCAGATGTCGCAGACCCGCGGCTTCAAGACGGGCGGCACCATCCATATCGTGATCAACAACCAGGTCGGCTTCACCACCAGCCGTGCGGAAGACTCGCGCTCCACCGAGTACTGCACCGACGTGGCGAAGATGATCCAGGCACCGATCTTCCATGTGAATGGCGATGATCCGGAGGCCGTGCTGTTCGTCACCCAGCTGGCCGTCGATTACCGCATGCAGTACAAACGCGACGTGGTCATCGACCTGGTTTGCTACCGCCGCCGCGGCCACAACGAGGCCGACGAGCCGAGTGGTACCCAGCCGTTGATGTATCAGCAGATCACCAAGCAGCGCACCACGCGCGAGCTGTACGCCGAGTCGCTGACCAGTGCGGTCAGTCATTCGGCCGACGAGGTGCAGTCCAAGATCGACGAGTACCGTACTGCGCTGGACAATGGTCAGCACGTGGTCAAGAGCCTGGTCAAGGAGCCGAACAAGGAACTGTTCGTCGACTGGCGCCCGTACCTGGGCCATGCCTGGACCGCGCGGCACGACACCCGTTTCGATCTGAAGACGCTGCAGGACCTTTCCAACAAGCTGCTGGATATCCCGGAAGGCTTCGTGGTCCAGCGCCAGGTCGCGAAGATCCTCGAAGATCGTCAGAAGATGGGCGCCGGTGCGCTGCCGATCAACTGGGGCTATGCCGAAACCATGGCCTACGCCACCCTGTTGTTCGAAGGCCACCCGATTCGCATGACCGGGCAGGACATCGGTCGCGGCACCTTCTCGCACCGTCATGCGGCGTTGCACAACCAGAAGGACGCCGGCACCTACCTGCCGTTGCAGAACCTCTACGAGGGGCAGCCGCGTTTCGACCTGTACGACTCCTTCCTGTCGGAAGAGGCGGTACTGGCCTTCGAATACGGCTATGCGACCACCCAACCCCAAGCGCTGGTGATCTGGGAAGCACAGTTCGGCGACTTCGCCAACGGTGCCCAGGTGGTATTCGACCAGTTCATTTCCAGTGGCGAGCACAAGTGGGGCCGGCTCTGCGGCCTGACCATGCTGCTGCCCCACGGCTATGAAGGGCAGGGGCCCGAGCACTCTTCGGCGCGTCTGGAACGCTTCCTGCAGTTGAGCGCCGAGCACAACATGCAGGTCTGCGTACCGACCACTCCGGCGCAGATCTACCATCTGCTGCGCCGTCAGGTGATTCGCCCGCTGCGCAAGCCGTTGGTCGTATTGACTCCGAAGTCGTTGCTGCGCCACAAATTGGCCATCTCGACCCTGGAAGACCTGGCCGATGGCTCGTTCCAGACGGTGATCCCGGAGATCGATACGCTCGACCCGAAGAAGGTCGAGCGCGTCGTCCTGTGCAGCGGCAAGGTGTACTACGACCTGCTGGAGAAGCGTCGGGCCGAGGAGCGTCAGGACATTGCCATCGTGCGGGTCGAGCAGCTCTATCCGTTCCCGGAAGACGACCTGGCCGAAGTTCTGGCACCGTACAAGAACCTCAAGCACATCGTCTGGTGTCAGGAAGAGCCGATGAACCAGGGCGCCTGGTACTGCAGTCAGCACCACATGCGTCGCGTCGCCACCGCGCACAAGAAGACACTGTTCCTCGAGTACGCCGGTCGTGATGCTTCCGCAGCGCCTGCCTGTGGTTATGCCTCGATGCACGCCGAGCAGCAGGAAAAACTGCTGCAAGACGCTTTCACCGTTTAACGCCTTCGCCCAAAAGAGGCGGCCCGCCTAGGCCGCCTCGCTGAAGAAACCGAATTAAAGGAACCACACATAATGGCTATCGAGATCAAAGCGCCTACCTTTCCGGAGTCGGTTGCCGACGGCACCGTTGCGACCTGGCACAAGAAGCCTGGGGATGCGGTCAAGCGCGATGAACTGATTGTTGACATCGAAACCGACAAGGTGGTGATGGAAGTCCTGGCCGAGGCCGATGGCGTGCTCGCCGAAATCGTCAAGAACGAAGGCGACACCGTGCTCAGCGGTGAGCTGCTGGGCAAACTGAACGAAGGCGCAGCGGCCGCGGCACCGAGCAAGTCGTCTGCCGAGGCTCCGGCGGACAAGGAAAAGGACGCCGCCGCGGCGGCTGCCGGCGACGAGCAGATCCTTTCGCCGGCCGCGCGCAAGCTGGCCGAAGAGAACGGCATCGACCCGAACAGCATCAGCGGTTCGGGCAAGGGTGGCCGGGTGACCAAGGAAGACGTGGTCGCCGCCGTCGAGGCGAAGAAGAAGGCCCCGGCTGCTGCGCCGGCCGCCAAGCCGGCTGCTCAGGCTGCCGCACCCAAGCTGGAAGCCGGTGACCGCGTCGAGAAGCGCGTGCCGATGACTCGCCTGCGGGCCAAGGTCGCCGAGCGCCTGGTCGAGGCGCAGTCCTCCATGGCCATGCTGACCACCTTCAACGAAGTCAACATGAAGCCGATCATGGAGCTGCGCTCCAAGTACAAGGATCTGTTCGAGAAGAAGCACAACGGCGTGCGCCTGGGCTTCATGTCCTTCTTCGTCAAGGCCGCCACCGAGGCGCTGAAGCGCCAGCCGGGCGTCAATGCCTCGATCGATGGCAGCGACATCGTCTATCACGGTTACCAGGACATCGGTGTCGCCGTGTCCAGCGACCGTGGCCTGGTGGTGCCGGTACTGCGTAACGCCGAGCACATGAGCCTGGCGGAGATCGAGGGCACCATCGGCGCCTTCGGCAAGAAGGCCAAAGACGGCAAGCTGACCATCGAAGACATGACTGGCGGCACCTTCACCATCTCCAACGGTGGTGTGTTCGGCTCGCTGCTGTCGACCCCGATCGTCAACCCGCCGCAAACCGCGATCCTGGGCATGCACAAGATCCAGGAGCGGCCAATGGCGGTCAACGGTCAGGTGGTGATCCTGCCAATGATGTACCTGGCGCTGTCCTACGACCACCGCCTGATCGATGGTAAGGAAGCCGTGACCTTCCTGGTTACCATGAAAGACCTGCTGGAAGACCCGGCGCGTCTGCTGTTGGATATTTAATCCGTTTGTCCTGAGCGCGACGGCCCCCATAAGGGGCCGTTGTTTTCATCCGAGAAGGAATGAGTTATGACCCAGAAATTCGACGTGGTAGTCATCGGTGCCGGCCCTGGCGGCTATGTTGCAGCCATCAAAGCAGCCCAGCTCGGTCTGAAGACCGCGTGCATCGAGAAGTACCAGGATAAAGAGGGCAAGATCGCCCTCGGCGGTACTTGCCTGAACGTCGGTTGCATTCCGTCCAAGGCCCTGCTGGACAGTTCCTGGAAGTACTATGAGGCGAAGGACCATTTCGCCATCCACGGTATCGAAGCCAAGGGCGTCAGCATCGACGTGCCGGCGATGATCGGTCGCAAGGCCAATATCGTGAAGAACCTCACCGGCGGCGTCAGCACCCTGTTCAAGGCCAACGGCGTGACCCTGCTGGAAGGCCACGGCAAGCTGCTGGCCGGCAAGAAGGTTGAAGTTACCGCCCTGGACGGCACCACCCAGGTGGTCGAGGCCGCGAACGTGATTCTGGCCTCCGGCTCCAAGCCGGTGGACATCCCGCCGGCTCCGGTGGATCAGGACGTGATCGTCGATTCCACTGGCGCCCTGGAGTTCCAGAGCGTGCCGAAGAAGCTGGGCGTGATCGGCGCTGGCGTGATTGGTCTGGAGCTGGGTTCGGTGTGGGCTCGCCTCGGTGCCGAAGTCACCGTGATCGAGGCACTGGAGAAGTTCCTCCCGGCGGCCGACGATCAGATCGCCAAGGAAGCCATGAAGACGCTGACCAAGCAGGGTCTGAAGATCCGCCTGGGCGCCCGCGTGACCGGTTCGGAAGTGAAGAAGAAGCAAGTCACCGTGAACTTCACCGACGCCGACGGCGAGCAGCAGTTGACCTTCGACAAGCTGATCGTCGCGGTCGGCCGTCGTCCGGTGACCAGTGAGCTGCTGGCCTCCGACAGCGGTGTCGACATGGACGAGCGTGGCTTCATCTTCGTCGACGACCAGTGCGCCACCAGCGTGCCGGGCGTCTACGCCATCGGTGACGTGGTGCGCGGCGCCATGCTGGCACACAAGGCCTCGGAAGAGGGCGTCATGGTTGCCGAGCGTATCGCCGGTCACAAGGCGCAGATGAACTATGATCTGATCCCGTCGGTCATCTACACCCACCCGGAAATCGCATGGGTCGGCAAGACCGAGCAGCAGCTCAAGGGCGAGGGTGTCGAAGTCAATGTCGGTACCTTCCCGTTCGCCGCCAGCGGCCGGGCCATGGCGGCCAACGACACCGGCGGCCTGGTCAAGGTGATCGCCGATGCCAAGACCGACCGCGTACTGGGCGTACACGTGATCGGCCCGAGCGCCGCCGAGCTGGTGCAGCAGGGCGCGATCGGCATGGAATTCGGCACCAGTGCCGAAGACCTGGGCATGATGGTGTTCTCGCACCCGACCCTGTCCGAGGCGCTGCACGAGGCAGCCCTGGCAGTCAACGGCGGCGCCATCCACATCGCCAACCGCAAGAAGCGCTGAGTCACAGGCGCCTGGTCGCGGCATCGGCTCGCTTCCCCCTCCGGTGGGGCAGCCGATGCTGGCGACAGCAGGACAATAAGAACCACGGCGATCTGCCCGCGTCGGCCCAGGCTTGGCGCGGAACGTACGTCGGACTGCTCTCGATTGCAGTCACAGGTGGTGCGGCACCATAAGTGCAGCACCGAATGCGCAATACCCAAACGAAGACGGTAGACAAGCATGAATCTCCATGAGTATCAGGGTAAGCAGCTGTTCGCTGAATACGGCCTGCCCGTATCCAAGGGCTTCGCCGTAGACACCCCGGAAGAAGCGGCAGCAGCCT
The genomic region above belongs to Pseudomonas benzenivorans and contains:
- a CDS encoding 2-oxoglutarate dehydrogenase E1 component; its protein translation is MQESVMQRMWDSAHLSGGNAAYVEELYELYLHDPNAVPEEWRTYFQKLPSDGSAATDVSHSTIRDHFVLLAKNQRRAQPVSAGSVSSEHEKKQVEVLRMIQAYRMRGHQAAKLDPLGLWQRPVPADLAINHYGLTDADLDTTFRTGGLFIGKEEATLREIRDALQQTYCRTIGAEFTHIVDSEQRSWFQQRLESVRGRPQFSPEVQGHLLERLTAAEGLEKYLGTKYPGTKRFGLEGGESLIPLLDEVIQRSGSYGTKEIVIGMAHRGRLNVLVNTFGKNPRDLFDEFEGKKVEGLSSGDVKYHQGFSSNVMTAGGEVHLALAFNPSHLEIVSPVVEGSVRARQDRRNDVSGDKVLPISIHGDAAFAGQGVVMETFQMSQTRGFKTGGTIHIVINNQVGFTTSRAEDSRSTEYCTDVAKMIQAPIFHVNGDDPEAVLFVTQLAVDYRMQYKRDVVIDLVCYRRRGHNEADEPSGTQPLMYQQITKQRTTRELYAESLTSAVSHSADEVQSKIDEYRTALDNGQHVVKSLVKEPNKELFVDWRPYLGHAWTARHDTRFDLKTLQDLSNKLLDIPEGFVVQRQVAKILEDRQKMGAGALPINWGYAETMAYATLLFEGHPIRMTGQDIGRGTFSHRHAALHNQKDAGTYLPLQNLYEGQPRFDLYDSFLSEEAVLAFEYGYATTQPQALVIWEAQFGDFANGAQVVFDQFISSGEHKWGRLCGLTMLLPHGYEGQGPEHSSARLERFLQLSAEHNMQVCVPTTPAQIYHLLRRQVIRPLRKPLVVLTPKSLLRHKLAISTLEDLADGSFQTVIPEIDTLDPKKVERVVLCSGKVYYDLLEKRRAEERQDIAIVRVEQLYPFPEDDLAEVLAPYKNLKHIVWCQEEPMNQGAWYCSQHHMRRVATAHKKTLFLEYAGRDASAAPACGYASMHAEQQEKLLQDAFTV
- the odhB gene encoding 2-oxoglutarate dehydrogenase complex dihydrolipoyllysine-residue succinyltransferase, translating into MAIEIKAPTFPESVADGTVATWHKKPGDAVKRDELIVDIETDKVVMEVLAEADGVLAEIVKNEGDTVLSGELLGKLNEGAAAAAPSKSSAEAPADKEKDAAAAAAGDEQILSPAARKLAEENGIDPNSISGSGKGGRVTKEDVVAAVEAKKKAPAAAPAAKPAAQAAAPKLEAGDRVEKRVPMTRLRAKVAERLVEAQSSMAMLTTFNEVNMKPIMELRSKYKDLFEKKHNGVRLGFMSFFVKAATEALKRQPGVNASIDGSDIVYHGYQDIGVAVSSDRGLVVPVLRNAEHMSLAEIEGTIGAFGKKAKDGKLTIEDMTGGTFTISNGGVFGSLLSTPIVNPPQTAILGMHKIQERPMAVNGQVVILPMMYLALSYDHRLIDGKEAVTFLVTMKDLLEDPARLLLDI
- the lpdA gene encoding dihydrolipoyl dehydrogenase, which encodes MTQKFDVVVIGAGPGGYVAAIKAAQLGLKTACIEKYQDKEGKIALGGTCLNVGCIPSKALLDSSWKYYEAKDHFAIHGIEAKGVSIDVPAMIGRKANIVKNLTGGVSTLFKANGVTLLEGHGKLLAGKKVEVTALDGTTQVVEAANVILASGSKPVDIPPAPVDQDVIVDSTGALEFQSVPKKLGVIGAGVIGLELGSVWARLGAEVTVIEALEKFLPAADDQIAKEAMKTLTKQGLKIRLGARVTGSEVKKKQVTVNFTDADGEQQLTFDKLIVAVGRRPVTSELLASDSGVDMDERGFIFVDDQCATSVPGVYAIGDVVRGAMLAHKASEEGVMVAERIAGHKAQMNYDLIPSVIYTHPEIAWVGKTEQQLKGEGVEVNVGTFPFAASGRAMAANDTGGLVKVIADAKTDRVLGVHVIGPSAAELVQQGAIGMEFGTSAEDLGMMVFSHPTLSEALHEAALAVNGGAIHIANRKKR